Proteins co-encoded in one Sulfuricaulis limicola genomic window:
- a CDS encoding cytochrome c: protein MITMSSRLSPHRASLVSAGLIWIMLNGLGSALALESGPVAPRLTPKLQKLFAEEMIAVQAASQQILAGLAAGDHASVAKQAQAIHDSFILDKKLTAQDRRDLETALPPAFLELDGTFHRLAAKLADAARHKDRDLQTYYFGRMVESCQTCHSQYATDKFPAYGGKAPAAHMH from the coding sequence ATGATCACCATGTCCTCTCGCCTGTCCCCCCATCGCGCCTCCCTGGTTTCTGCCGGCCTGATCTGGATCATGCTGAACGGCCTCGGCAGCGCCTTGGCGCTCGAATCCGGTCCGGTCGCCCCGCGACTGACGCCGAAACTCCAGAAACTCTTTGCGGAGGAAATGATCGCGGTGCAGGCGGCGAGCCAGCAGATTCTCGCCGGTCTGGCGGCGGGCGATCACGCCTCGGTGGCGAAACAGGCCCAGGCGATCCATGACAGCTTCATCCTGGATAAAAAACTCACGGCGCAGGACCGCCGGGATCTGGAGACCGCCCTGCCGCCGGCGTTTCTCGAGCTTGATGGCACATTCCATCGGCTGGCGGCGAAGCTGGCTGACGCGGCGCGCCACAAAGACAGGGATCTGCAGACTTATTACTTTGGCCGAATGGTGGAGTCCTGCCAGACCTGCCACAGCCAATATGCGACGGACAAATTTCCTGCCTACGGCGGAAAGGCGCCCGCCGCGCATATGCATTGA
- the hypF gene encoding carbamoyltransferase HypF translates to MTERNYSRTDPDSGAARQALRLTVSGRVQGVGFRPFVYRLAHQFGLHGWVRNEAGTVEIWVEGEASALEAFEQALLEQAPPLARPKLATRSPAEPQAFATFEILPSRADAPARIHVPPDYFACDDCLRELRDPDNRRYRHPFINCTQCGPRYTLIAKLPYDRPNTGMAAFAMCPECRREYENPLDRRFHAEPVACPACGPRLQFVAPGIATDRDNAAALTQAVAALRAGKIVAVKGIGGYHLICDARNDIAIARLRAKKPRPHKPLAVMVPARGADGLEAVRELAELTPEHEQWLRDPVRPIVLVPKKPHAPLSPRIAPGLHEVGVMLPYSPLHHLLLDDFGGPLVATSGNVSGEPVLTDNDDVTQRLAHVAEAFLHHDRPIQRPADDPVYRVIAGFARPLRHGRGSAPLELTLPFKLSKPVLAVGGHMKNTVALAWDDRIVVSPHIGDLDAPRSLTVFEQVITDLQKLYGVRAESIVSDAHPVYVSSRWARRAGLPVTPVLHHYAHAAALAGEHPDVANWLVFAWDGVGYGADGTLWGGETLLGAPGRWQRAGSLRPFYLPGGEKAGREPWRSALSLCWEAGVEWKQCPEDPMLAHHAWRRRLNCPQTTSAGRLFDAAAALTGLHYRSSYEGQGPMLLEAACTEDSAHAIPLPLARNRQGLWETDWAPLLPFLMNQKLTVTERADGFHASLVRAMVAQANALREEHGELAVGLGGGVFQNRVLTERAFAALRENGFDVRLMHQVPCNDAGISYGQIVEYQSRV, encoded by the coding sequence ATGACCGAGCGTAATTATTCCCGCACCGATCCCGATTCAGGAGCAGCGCGGCAGGCCCTGCGCCTGACGGTCAGCGGGCGCGTGCAGGGCGTGGGCTTCCGTCCCTTTGTCTATCGCCTCGCGCATCAGTTCGGTCTGCACGGCTGGGTGCGCAACGAGGCCGGCACGGTCGAGATATGGGTGGAGGGCGAGGCATCGGCGCTCGAGGCGTTCGAACAGGCCTTGCTGGAACAGGCGCCGCCGCTGGCGCGGCCGAAATTGGCGACACGCTCTCCCGCGGAACCGCAAGCCTTCGCGACCTTCGAAATTCTTCCCAGCCGCGCCGATGCCCCGGCGCGCATCCACGTGCCGCCGGATTATTTCGCCTGCGACGACTGCCTGCGCGAACTGCGCGACCCGGACAATCGCCGTTACCGTCACCCCTTCATCAACTGTACCCAGTGCGGTCCGCGCTACACGCTCATCGCCAAGCTGCCCTACGACCGGCCCAACACCGGCATGGCGGCGTTCGCCATGTGCCCGGAATGCCGGCGCGAATACGAAAACCCGCTCGACCGCCGGTTTCACGCCGAACCGGTCGCCTGTCCGGCCTGCGGCCCGCGCCTGCAGTTCGTCGCGCCCGGCATTGCCACGGATCGCGACAACGCCGCCGCGCTGACGCAGGCGGTCGCGGCGTTGCGCGCCGGCAAGATCGTCGCGGTCAAGGGTATCGGTGGCTACCACCTGATATGCGACGCGCGCAACGACATCGCCATCGCGCGCCTGCGCGCGAAAAAACCGCGCCCGCACAAACCGCTGGCCGTGATGGTTCCGGCGCGCGGCGCGGACGGGCTGGAGGCGGTACGAGAGCTGGCGGAACTGACGCCGGAGCACGAACAATGGCTGCGCGATCCCGTGCGTCCCATCGTGCTGGTGCCCAAAAAGCCGCATGCCCCGCTGTCGCCGCGCATCGCGCCGGGGCTGCACGAGGTCGGCGTCATGCTGCCCTACAGCCCGCTGCATCACCTGTTGCTGGACGACTTCGGCGGGCCGCTGGTCGCGACCTCGGGCAACGTCAGCGGCGAACCGGTGCTGACGGATAATGATGACGTCACTCAGCGCTTGGCGCATGTCGCCGAGGCCTTCCTGCATCACGACCGCCCGATCCAGCGTCCGGCGGACGACCCGGTGTATCGCGTCATTGCCGGCTTCGCCCGCCCGCTGCGTCACGGGCGCGGCAGCGCGCCGCTGGAACTGACACTGCCGTTCAAGCTCAGCAAGCCGGTGCTGGCCGTCGGCGGGCACATGAAGAACACCGTGGCGCTCGCCTGGGACGATCGCATCGTGGTTTCGCCGCACATCGGCGATCTCGACGCGCCGCGCAGCCTGACTGTGTTCGAACAGGTCATCACCGATCTGCAAAAGCTATACGGCGTGCGCGCCGAGTCCATCGTGAGCGACGCGCATCCGGTGTACGTCAGCTCGCGCTGGGCGCGTCGCGCCGGCCTGCCGGTCACGCCGGTGTTGCATCATTACGCGCACGCCGCGGCGCTGGCCGGCGAGCATCCGGACGTGGCGAACTGGCTGGTGTTCGCGTGGGACGGCGTCGGCTACGGCGCCGACGGCACGCTCTGGGGCGGCGAGACACTGCTGGGCGCGCCCGGCCGCTGGCAGCGCGCCGGCAGCCTGCGGCCGTTCTACCTGCCCGGCGGCGAGAAGGCCGGACGCGAGCCATGGCGCTCGGCGCTGTCGCTGTGCTGGGAGGCCGGCGTGGAATGGAAACAGTGTCCCGAGGACCCGATGCTGGCGCATCATGCCTGGCGGCGACGCCTGAATTGCCCGCAAACCACCTCGGCCGGCCGGTTGTTCGACGCCGCGGCGGCGCTGACCGGGCTGCATTACCGCTCGAGTTATGAAGGTCAGGGGCCGATGCTGCTGGAGGCCGCCTGCACCGAGGACAGCGCGCACGCCATCCCGTTGCCGCTGGCGCGCAACCGCCAGGGCCTGTGGGAAACCGACTGGGCGCCGCTGCTGCCATTCCTGATGAACCAGAAACTCACCGTCACCGAGCGCGCCGACGGCTTCCACGCCAGCCTGGTGCGGGCAATGGTGGCGCAGGCCAACGCATTGCGCGAGGAACACGGCGAACTGGCGGTGGGCCTCGGCGGCGGCGTGTTCCAGAACCGTGTGCTGACGGAACGCGCCTTCGCGGCATTGCGCGAGAACGGTTTTGACGTGCGCCTCATGCACCAGGTGCCGTGCAACGACGCCGGCATCAGTTACGGCCAGATCGTCGAATACCAGTCTCGGGTTTAG
- a CDS encoding putative bifunctional diguanylate cyclase/phosphodiesterase translates to MKYWRQLFRDMPIKRKLVLISMSSTGVALLLVTILLLVNEYYSYQRALLDDVRVQTAMIAENSTAALVFRDRSGAQEILGALAASPSIEQAALYTADGKTLALYRRKDQARTEVPDRPVTGHRFSSQHLELAHEIELNGEIVGTVYLRSDLERLYVRIMWYVGAIVLTAAGAMLAAFLLISLLHRGISGPLARLVDLMRQISERKDYSSRARVETRDEVGALAEGFNAMLGQIERHQADLMQELGERKRAEQRLDQLAYYDTITQLPNRHFFNEQLKLVLARAQRTGQRAGLMFLDLDNFKIINDTLGHDIGDVLLQGVAKRLREHLRTGDIICRIGGDEFAVIVEDMTDREQAAIVAEKIIGAFAHSLRLEGHEIYISASIGISLFPEDATEMHALLRNADTAMYFAKERGKNTYQFFLPEMNGRALNRLTLETSLRHALEREEFEVYYQPQFDLASKRLFGVEALLRWHRPDVGIVNPTEFIPVAEESGQIVSIGEWVLRQACAQAQAWQALVPGLTVSVNISSRQFHDSQLVDRILEILRQTGLAPELLTLELTEGVLMESSGTASTTLERLEAAGVKLSIDDFGTGYSSMGYLKRFPISTLKIDQGFMREVPADRDNVAIVMAIIAMCQSLKLYVIAEGVENMAQLEFLRKAGPVGVQGFYLSRPLTADATAALLQITHEERITLLALADGGTPPNPRGQSQG, encoded by the coding sequence ATGAAATACTGGCGACAACTTTTCCGCGATATGCCCATCAAGCGCAAGCTGGTGCTGATCAGCATGTCATCGACCGGTGTGGCGTTGCTGCTGGTGACGATCCTGCTCCTCGTCAACGAGTATTATTCCTATCAGCGCGCGCTGCTCGATGACGTGCGCGTGCAGACGGCCATGATCGCGGAAAACAGCACCGCCGCGCTGGTGTTTCGGGACCGTTCCGGGGCCCAGGAGATCCTGGGCGCCCTGGCGGCCTCGCCCTCCATTGAACAAGCGGCACTTTATACGGCTGACGGCAAAACGCTTGCCCTTTACCGGCGCAAGGACCAGGCGCGGACCGAAGTGCCGGATCGCCCGGTAACGGGTCATCGCTTCAGCTCGCAACATCTCGAGCTCGCTCACGAGATCGAGCTGAATGGCGAAATTGTGGGCACCGTCTATTTGCGCTCGGATCTCGAAAGACTTTACGTGCGTATCATGTGGTATGTCGGTGCCATCGTGCTGACGGCGGCCGGCGCGATGCTGGCGGCATTCCTCCTGATCTCGCTGTTGCACCGTGGCATCAGCGGTCCGCTCGCCCGGCTGGTTGACCTCATGCGCCAGATCTCGGAGCGGAAGGATTACTCTTCCCGGGCACGGGTGGAAACGCGTGACGAAGTCGGTGCACTGGCCGAAGGATTCAACGCCATGCTCGGCCAGATCGAGCGCCATCAGGCGGACCTGATGCAGGAACTGGGCGAGCGCAAACGCGCCGAACAGCGGCTCGACCAGCTGGCCTACTACGACACCATTACGCAGCTGCCGAATCGCCATTTCTTCAACGAACAGCTGAAGCTGGTGCTCGCGCGTGCGCAAAGAACCGGTCAGCGCGCCGGGCTGATGTTCCTCGATCTCGACAATTTCAAGATCATCAATGACACGCTGGGGCACGATATCGGGGATGTCCTGTTGCAGGGCGTGGCGAAACGCCTGCGCGAGCATCTGCGCACCGGCGATATCATCTGCCGCATCGGCGGCGATGAATTTGCCGTGATCGTCGAGGATATGACCGATCGCGAACAGGCGGCCATTGTGGCCGAGAAGATCATCGGCGCCTTCGCGCACAGCCTGCGGCTGGAGGGCCACGAAATCTATATCAGCGCGAGTATCGGCATCAGCCTGTTCCCGGAGGATGCCACGGAGATGCATGCATTGTTGCGCAACGCCGATACCGCCATGTATTTCGCCAAGGAACGGGGCAAGAACACCTACCAGTTCTTCCTGCCGGAAATGAACGGCCGGGCGCTCAATCGCCTGACGCTCGAAACCAGTCTGCGACATGCCCTGGAGCGGGAGGAATTCGAGGTTTACTACCAACCGCAATTCGATCTGGCCAGCAAACGCCTGTTCGGCGTCGAGGCCCTGCTGCGCTGGCACCGACCCGACGTCGGCATCGTCAACCCCACGGAATTCATCCCGGTGGCGGAAGAGTCCGGGCAGATTGTGTCGATCGGCGAGTGGGTGTTGCGCCAGGCCTGCGCCCAGGCGCAGGCCTGGCAGGCGCTCGTTCCCGGGCTCACGGTTTCGGTCAATATCTCAAGCCGGCAGTTCCATGACAGCCAACTGGTAGATCGCATACTGGAGATACTGCGTCAAACCGGGCTGGCGCCCGAACTGTTGACTCTCGAACTGACCGAGGGCGTCCTGATGGAAAGTTCCGGAACGGCCTCCACGACGCTGGAACGGCTCGAGGCCGCCGGCGTGAAATTGTCCATCGACGATTTCGGGACCGGTTATTCTTCCATGGGCTATCTCAAGCGTTTCCCCATCTCCACGCTCAAGATTGATCAAGGTTTCATGCGTGAGGTCCCGGCTGACAGGGATAACGTGGCCATCGTCATGGCCATCATCGCCATGTGTCAGAGTCTCAAGCTGTACGTGATCGCGGAAGGCGTGGAGAACATGGCGCAACTGGAGTTTTTGCGCAAGGCCGGGCCGGTGGGAGTGCAGGGATTTTATCTCAGCCGTCCGCTCACCGCGGATGCCACGGCGGCATTGCTGCAGATCACGCACGAGGAGCGTATCACCCTGCTCGCGCTGGCCGACGGTGGCACGCCGCCGAACCCACGAGGGCAGTCACAGGGATGA
- a CDS encoding YfiR family protein codes for MPVKVTSWRNLIAGILFLASSAVALAVESVPEFELKAAFLYNFALFTEWPGKPEGALTLCLLGKDRFGEAVHHIEGKPVKNASIRIHRPASLSELRGCHMLFIADSEMHQLGKILEAVRGAPVLTVTDSEGAGRAGAMINLMLVEQRVTFEINTSAVEGAGLGISSKLLRLAHALY; via the coding sequence ATGCCGGTGAAGGTGACATCGTGGCGGAACCTGATTGCAGGAATCCTGTTTCTCGCGAGTTCAGCGGTGGCGCTGGCCGTGGAGTCGGTGCCGGAGTTCGAGCTCAAGGCGGCGTTTCTCTACAACTTCGCGCTTTTCACCGAATGGCCGGGAAAGCCGGAGGGAGCGCTGACACTGTGCCTGCTCGGCAAGGACCGGTTCGGTGAGGCTGTGCACCATATCGAGGGCAAGCCGGTGAAGAACGCCTCCATCAGAATCCACCGTCCGGCTTCCCTGTCGGAGTTGCGTGGCTGTCACATGCTTTTCATTGCCGATTCCGAAATGCACCAGCTTGGAAAAATTCTCGAGGCGGTAAGGGGCGCCCCCGTGCTCACCGTCACCGATTCCGAGGGCGCGGGCCGCGCCGGGGCCATGATCAATCTCATGCTGGTCGAGCAACGAGTCACGTTTGAGATCAACACCTCGGCGGTTGAGGGCGCCGGGCTGGGCATCAGTTCCAAGCTGCTGCGATTGGCGCACGCCCTGTACTGA
- a CDS encoding TonB-dependent receptor plug domain-containing protein, translated as MGLVMGSAIAATRDLTTLPIEQLLTLEVYSASKFPQKISEAPSAVTIITAADIKAYGYRTLADILRSIRGLYVTNDRNYMYLGARGFGRPGDYNSRILMLVDGYRINDNVYDGALVDTGFPVDVDLIERVEFVPGPGSAIYGNNAFFGVINVITRGGKDVQGLELSAETGNAGTRKGRVTYGRSNPDGLSYLLSATNFDSDGENLFYPEFDTPAQNNGVAVNLDHDRHQSLFTKISSGAFLFTGGHAERTKGIPTASYDQVFNDPRSHTVDMQTFANLQFEDDLVSGLNLLARLFYGRYEYRGDYVYDYPPVTLNRDETVGQWWGTEFKFMSHAWSGHKLVLGAEYQRDTRQEQSNFDVDPAAAYLDDRRHGSRAGVYVEDEISLRENLLLNAGLRHDRQTGVSGQNNPRLALVYRMTEPTTLKAIYGTAFRAPNTFERYYLANPGQYKLNPDLRPEEIATYELVLEHHLDSNSRLTLSAYDYRIDDLITLTTDPSDGTLVYQNLDKVEARGIELEAEQARGSGLRWRASYALQRAEDAISGMVLTNSPRHLAKLNLTAPLPATAWRGGLEWQYTDRRRTLSGGETSPYALTNLTLTSGQLAKGLEISASLYNLLDRTCADPGGEEHLQDVIPQDGRGWRMKLNYRY; from the coding sequence ATGGGTCTCGTCATGGGAAGTGCCATCGCTGCCACGCGCGACCTGACGACGCTGCCGATCGAACAGCTGCTGACGCTCGAGGTCTACAGCGCCTCCAAATTCCCGCAGAAAATCAGCGAGGCGCCATCGGCGGTGACGATCATCACCGCGGCGGACATCAAGGCCTACGGTTATCGCACGCTGGCGGACATCCTGCGCAGCATTCGCGGGCTGTACGTGACCAACGATCGCAATTACATGTATCTCGGCGCGCGCGGCTTCGGACGCCCGGGTGACTACAACTCGCGCATCCTGATGCTGGTGGATGGTTACCGCATCAACGACAACGTTTATGACGGCGCGCTCGTCGACACCGGATTTCCGGTGGACGTGGATCTGATCGAACGTGTCGAATTCGTGCCCGGTCCGGGCTCGGCCATCTACGGCAATAACGCCTTCTTTGGTGTGATCAACGTGATCACCCGTGGCGGCAAGGATGTACAAGGCCTGGAACTGTCCGCGGAAACCGGTAACGCGGGCACGCGCAAGGGGCGCGTTACTTACGGACGCAGCAACCCCGACGGTTTGTCTTACCTGTTGTCGGCGACCAATTTCGACAGCGACGGCGAGAACCTGTTTTATCCGGAGTTTGACACGCCGGCGCAAAATAATGGTGTGGCGGTGAATCTGGACCACGACCGTCATCAAAGCCTGTTCACCAAAATTTCCTCGGGTGCATTTCTGTTCACGGGAGGCCATGCCGAACGCACCAAGGGCATTCCCACGGCATCGTATGATCAGGTATTCAACGATCCACGCAGCCACACCGTGGACATGCAAACCTTTGCGAATCTCCAGTTCGAGGATGACCTTGTCTCCGGACTAAACCTGCTGGCGCGCCTGTTTTACGGTCGCTACGAATACCGCGGCGACTACGTCTATGACTATCCGCCGGTGACGCTGAACCGCGACGAAACCGTCGGTCAGTGGTGGGGAACGGAATTCAAATTCATGAGCCACGCCTGGAGCGGTCACAAGCTGGTGCTGGGAGCGGAGTACCAGCGCGACACCCGCCAGGAACAGTCCAATTTCGACGTTGATCCCGCGGCCGCCTATCTCGACGACCGCCGCCACGGCAGTCGCGCCGGCGTGTATGTCGAGGATGAGATCAGCTTGCGCGAAAACCTGCTGCTGAACGCCGGCCTGCGGCATGACAGGCAAACCGGCGTTTCCGGACAGAACAATCCGCGCCTGGCGCTGGTTTACCGCATGACCGAGCCGACCACGCTCAAGGCCATCTACGGCACCGCCTTTCGCGCGCCGAATACTTTCGAGCGTTACTACCTGGCCAACCCCGGCCAGTACAAGCTGAATCCGGATCTTCGTCCGGAGGAGATCGCTACGTATGAGCTCGTGCTCGAACACCATCTCGATTCGAACTCGCGCCTCACGCTGTCGGCGTACGACTACAGGATCGACGACCTGATCACGCTGACCACGGACCCCTCCGATGGCACGCTCGTTTACCAGAACCTCGACAAGGTCGAGGCCCGGGGCATCGAACTGGAAGCAGAGCAGGCGCGGGGCAGTGGATTGCGCTGGCGCGCGAGTTATGCCCTGCAACGCGCCGAGGACGCCATCTCCGGCATGGTGCTGACGAACTCACCGCGCCACCTGGCCAAACTCAACCTGACGGCGCCGCTGCCCGCCACCGCCTGGCGTGGCGGACTCGAGTGGCAATACACGGATCGGCGCCGGACGCTGTCTGGAGGCGAAACCTCGCCCTATGCGCTGACGAACCTGACACTCACCAGCGGACAATTGGCCAAGGGGCTCGAAATATCGGCCTCGCTGTACAACCTGCTGGACAGGACCTGCGCCGATCCGGGTGGCGAGGAACATTTACAGGATGTTATCCCGCAGGACGGACGCGGCTGGCGCATGAAACTCAATTACCGGTACTGA